One Euwallacea fornicatus isolate EFF26 chromosome 22, ASM4011564v1, whole genome shotgun sequence genomic region harbors:
- the IntS3 gene encoding integrator complex subunit 3 homolog produces the protein METISTGVNRLFLTSAVENKDDTEEKLLRCYQFLVGVRGELSDQDAHEALNKALLKDKGYEEVSFGLVVSILTEPHNAARSYRDLTLITRDGFGHVVTNLSQLVLDKYLRFTDMVRKQLLWLLREMIKNNVSNVDNLCWNLMRHAAGGDISPKNLTLIESLLDVFIEYRSWLEKFPLLIASVVYTYLRLIEDHNAQFLTALKHKEVQFLISIMREHFQDCLVIGRDLVRLLQNVARIPEFELLWKEILLTPKNLSPSFTGVLQLLQNRTSRRFLQSRLTPEMERKLVFLTSQVRFGHHKRYQDWFQRQYLATPESQSLRCDIIRFIVGVIHPTNELLCSDIIPRWAVIGWLLTTCTSNVAVSNAKLALFYDWLFYDVEKDNIMNIEPAILVMHHSMRSHPAVTATLLDFLCRIVTNFYPPLTEKVRGGIFSSLRQILDKRVLPSLVPLFDNSKLDRELRNMVKETFKEFCTEPSNVSSTSREDFNSTNKFEEDSVGISLNNHLSEEPAFSDEEEDLDLKIASLEDDTDEDDIPLSKMRSKEKGDKNDDSFIDGILGDLLAKLQEESDQAKRCEIAEEMTAELTDLDVNKNQNDEELLCAVARGFVKCLGEDLNSEKVFPDVPNQETLTDSVRNPLFVVLQTVYGFSNSKEDQANKSILIRFLAEMHPFLPSLGYLILYFLKVQIRTENKRDDNTKASALKIALYKEFCSSIEKKLDQCLYDDLHSCHVSDTKLMMWLVPDLYRDFKPQMVNNAQALRVIISAIDARQLQTLVGKVLQGHLVMFKIDNLQNLLKATLTWESIEQLFFWQLINAHDFTIDTVLPLITELDYDQHPEALTAVMLMLKQEKPNADYIKCLFSRDICDNGDLFIFTVIKYWCDEYIDKVAELISALLSTRYPSTSPNKRKRTNAGSKVLSTTVPSADQVLGHLEKLRIICEKHDCMAIYTLDSMQRALSVAQSNSNDSQRKQFGELFALMEEEEEISTTKSRLQGRGRKSVATSKPAVTNAASTKRQITRDLTDSSEESSEDEEIVKPKQAKKRKKLLSESD, from the exons ATGGAAACCATTTCCACGGGAGTAAATAGGCTTTTCTTAACGAGCGCCGTGGAAAACAAAGACGATACAGAAGAG AAATTATTGAGATGTTACCAGTTTTTGGTGGGTGTACGAGGTGAGCTCAGCGACCAAGACGCCCACGAAGCCCTCAACAAGGCTTTGCTCAAAGATAAAGGTTATGAGGAGGTGTCTTTCGGCTTGGTGGTGTCCATCCTTACTGAGCCCCACAATGCAGCAAGGAGTTACAGGGACCTCACCCTCATCACCAGGGATGGATTTGGGCATGTAGTCACCAACCTGTCTCAGCTAGTATTAGACAAGTACCTCAGATTCACTGACATGGTCAGAAAGCAGCTGTTGTGGTTGTTGCGTGAAATGATCAAGAACAATGTGAGCAATGTGGACAATTTGTGCTGGAATCTCATGCGACACGCAGCGGGAGGCGACATAAGCCCCAAGAACCTGACCCTCATTGAATCGCTGTTGGATGTTTTTATTGAGTATCGTAGTTGGCTCGAAAAGTTCCCTTTACTAATTGCCTCAGTAGTTTACACCTATTTGAGACTTATTGAAGATCATAATGCTCAGTTTTTGACTGCTTTAAAGCATAAGGAAGTGCAGTTTTTAATCAGTATAATGCGGGAACATTTTCAAGATTGTTTAGTGATTGGACGAGATTTGGTGAGACTGCTGCAGAATGTGGCCCGGATTCCAGAGTTTGAGTTATTGTGGAAGGAAATACTTTTAACACCAAAGAATTTGAGTCCCAGTTTTACAG GTGTACTTCAACTATTACAAAACAGAACATCGCGTCGATTTCTTCAATCGCGCCTCACCCCAGAGATGGAGCGAAAACTGGTATTTTTGACTTCCCAGGTCCGATTCGGGCACCACAAGAGGTATCAAGACTGGTTCCAGAGACAATATCTTGCCACGCCCGAGTCTCAGTCTCTGAGATGTGATATTATTAG GTTCATTGTAGGAGTAATTCATCCAACCAATGAGCTTCTATGTTCAGATATAATCCCCCGGTGGGCTGTTATTGGCTGGTTGTTGACTACTTGCACGAGTAATGTTGCAGTGTCCAATGCCAAATTGGCCCTATTTTATGATTGGTTATTTTATGATGTTGAAAAG GACAATATCATGAACATTGAACCTGCAATTCTGGTGATGCACCATTCCATGCGCTCCCACCCCGCCGTCACAGCTACCCTTCTGGACTTTCTCTGCAGAATTGTGACGAATTTTTATCCGCCTTTGACAGAGAAGGTTCGCGGCGGCATTTTCAGTTCGCTGCGTCAAATACTGGACAAACGAGTACTGCCGAGCTTGGTGCCGCTTTTTGACAACTCAAAGTTGGATCGTGAGCTGCGAAATATGGTCAAGGAgacatttaaa GAGTTCTGCACTGAACCTTCCAATGTGTCTTCAACCTCACGCGAAGACTTCAATTctacaaataaatttgaagaagatTCAGTGGGAATTTCATTGAACAATCATCTATCAGAAGAACCGGCCTTCAGTGATGAGGAGGAGGATTTGGATTTGAAAATAGCTAGTTTGGAGGATGATACTGATGAAGATGATATTCCTTTGTCaaaa ATGCGATCAAAAGAAAAGGGCGACAAGAACGATGATAGCTTCATTGACGGTATTTTAGGCGATTTGCTGGCGAAGCTGCAGGAGGAATCGGATCAAGCGAAGCGTTGCGAAATAGCGGAGGAAATGACTGCTGAATTGACTGATTTAGATGTCAATAAGAACCAAAATGACGAGGAGCTGCTGTGTGCGGTGGCGCGGGGCTTTGTCAAGTGCCTTGGCGAGGATTTAAATAGCGAAAAGGTTTTTCCGGACGTACCAAATCAAGAGACTTTGACAGACAGCGTGCGCAACCCTCTTTTTGTAGTGCTGCAAACCGTGTACGGGTTCTCCAATTCCAAAGAAGACCAGGCGAATAAAAGTATTCTGATCCGATTTTTGGCGGAAATGCACCCATTTCTACCGTCCTTAG GCTACCTAATCCTTTACTTCCTGAAAGTGCAGATCCGTACTGAGAACAAACGTGATGATAATACGAAGGCGAGCGCGCTGAAGATCGCCCTGTACAAGGAGTTTTGCTCGAGCATCGAGAAAAAGCTGGATCAGTGCCTGTATGACGACCTGCATTCGTGCCACGTGTCCGACACCAAGCTAATGATGTGGCTAGTGCCGGACCTGTATCGCGACTTTAAGCCGCAAATGGTAAACAATGCGCAGGCCTTGCGGGTGATCATATCGGCCATCGATGCCAGGCAATTGCAAACGTTGGTGGGCAAG GTACTGCAGGGACACCTAGTAATGTTCAAAATCGACAACCTGCAGAACCTACTCAAGGCCACTTTGACTTGGGAGTCGATCGAGCAGCTCTTCTTCTGGCAATTGATCAACGCGCACGACTTCACCATCGACACAGTGTTGCCGCTGATCACCGAGCTTGACTACGACCAGCACCCGGAGGCATTGACTGCCGTCATGCTGATGCTAAAGCAGGAAAAGCCCAACGCGGACTACATAAAATGCCTCTTTTCGAGAGATATCTGTGATAACGGTGATTTGTTTATCTTTACGGTGATTAAGTATTGGTGCGACGAGTACATCGATAAGGTGGCCGAACTGATCTCGGCGCTGTTGAGCACGAGATATCCGTCGACGTCGCCCAATAAAAGGAAACGGACTAACGCAG GTAGTAAAGTATTAAGTACGACAGTTCCAAGCGCGGACCAGGTCTTAGgacatttagaaaaattaagaataatcTGTGAGAAACACGACTGCATGGCGATTTACACGCTAGATTCCATGCAACGGGCCCTTAGTGTCGCGCAAAGCAATAG TAACGATAGCCAAAGAAAACAATTCGGCGAGTTATTCGCCTTGATggaagaggaggaggagaTCAGCACGACTAAAAGCAGGCTGCAGGGGCGCGGCAGAAAGTCGGTCGCCACCAGTAAACCAGCGGTCACCAATGCGGCGTCCACGAAACGTCAAATCACTAGGGATCTGACGGATAGTTCGGAGGAATCAAGCGAG GACGAAGAAATAGTAAAACCAAAACAAGCAAAGaaacggaaaaaattgctGTCCGAAAGCGATTGA